A stretch of DNA from Deltaproteobacteria bacterium GWC2_65_14:
TCGACCCGAAGTATCCGGACCAGCAGGTTCGCGGGTCCGTCGTGCTTCCGAACGGCACCGGGAAGAACGTCCGGGTCGTCGTGTTCGCCAAGGGAGAGAAGGAGAAGGAGGCCACGGATGCCGGCGCCGACTTCGCGGGGAGCGAAGACCTCGTCGCGAAGATCCAGGGGGGATGGCTCGACTTCGACAAGGCGGTCGCGACCCCCGACATGATGGGGGCCGTCGGCAAGCTCGGGAAGATCCTGGGGCCCCGGGGGCTGATGCCGAATCCGAAGGTGGGGACGGTGACCTTCGAGGTCGGGAAGGCGGTCCGGGACCTCAAGGGGGGGAAGGTCGAGTTCCGGGTCGACAAGACCGGGACCCTCCATTCCGGGATCGGCCGGATCAGCTTCGGGAAGGAGAAGATCCGGGAGAACTTCCTCGCGTTCTTCGAGGCGATCATGAAGGCGAAGCCGTCGGCCGCCAAGGGGAACTATATCCGGACGGTGGCCCTCTCCTCCACGATGGGTCCCGGGGTCAAGCTCAACGTGAGCATGTTGCAGGCGGAGTAGATTCCAATTCGCTCTTTGCACATTCGGCAACTTCCTTTGTCAAGGACCGCGGGTTCGCCGGAGGCGACCAAGGGGGCGGGACGTTCCGTCCGCCCGGCCCGCGCAGACAAGGGGAACGGCGGGAGATGTCCGGTACGCGAGTGCGGCCCTCACCTTGCCTTCGCCCCTTCTGCCTTTGACGGGAGTCGGATGCAGCAGGAAACACCACGAGGAAAGGAGGGGTGAGCAAGGTGAAAAAGGCCAACAAGGTGGACGCTGTAGAGCGATTGCGGGAGTCCATCGCCTCCCAGAAGGGGGCGGTCATCGCGGAGAACCTGGGTCTGACGGTCGCCGAAGTCACGCGTCTTCGAAAATCGCTTCGTGAGGCCGGCGCGGAATTCCGGGTGGTGAAGAATACCCTGATCCGCCTGGCCGCCAAGGACACCGGGTTCGAGAAGGTCTCGGACAGCTTCGTCGGACCGACAGCGGTCGCGTTCGCAACATCCGATCCGGTGGCCCTGGCGAAGGCGATGAAGGTGTTCGCCGCCGGGAGCCCGAAGATCCGGCTGAAGGGGGGGTACCTCGACGGGAAGGCCTTAAGCGTCAGGGAAGTAGAGGCGCTGGCGGATCTCCCCGGGCGGGACGTGCTGATCGCGCAGCTGGTGGGCGCACTGGCGTCTCCGTTGCGCAGGCTGGCCCAGGCGCTTTCCGGACCGCAGAGGAAGATCGTATACGCGTTGCAATCCATTCACGACAAGAAATCCACACCACAGACTGCCTGATCCAGGGGAGGATCCGAAGATGGCCACAATGAGCAAGGAAGAATTTATAACCATGATAGAAGGACTTACGGTTCTTGAGTTGAACGGGTACGTAAAGGCTCTCGAAGACCACTTCGGAGTGACGGCCGCCGCTCCTNNNNNNNNGTTCGCCCACGGCGCGGCGCCCGGCGCAGCTCCTGCCGTCGCGGAGGAGAAGACCGAGTTCGACGTGGTCCTGACCGATTTCGCCGACAAGAAGATCCAGGTGATCAAGGTGATCCGAGAGCTCACCGGCCTGGGGCTGAAGGAAGCGAAGGACCTGGTCGAGGGAGTGCCGAAGCCGGTCAAGGAAGGGGTCGACAAGAAGACCGCCGAGGAAATGAAGAAGAAGATCGAAGAGGCCGGGGGCAAGGCGGAGATCAAGTAGGCATCGGACCGGTCGAGGAACCAGGGCGGGGGACGGCTGGCGTCCTCCGCCCCTCAACTATCGCCGAGTGCCCCGGGGTGAGAAGATGGCGTATCTGGATTATAGCAACCGCGTGAAGCGGATCGACTTTTCGAAAATCGGCAAGGTGATCGAGATACCGAACCTGATCGAGGCGCAGCAGGAGTCCTACTACGATTTTCTGCAGATCGACGTCCCTCCGGCCCAGCGGAAGGACAGCGGGCTGCAAACGGTCTTCAAGGGGATCTTCCCGATTCACGACTACAACGGGAGAGCCTCCCTCGAGTTCATCTCCTACGCCATCGGCCAGCCCAAATGGAGCGAGGACGAGTGCCGCGAACGGGGGATGAACTACGCCGCCCCGATCAAGGTGACGGTGCAGCTCGTCATCTTCGACGTGGACGAGCGGACGAATGCGCGGACCATCCGGGACGTCAAGGAGCAGGAGGTCTTCTTCGGGGAGATCCCCCTCATGACGGACCGCGCGACCTTCATCATCAACGGGACCGAGCGGGTCATCGTGAGCCAGCTGCACCGCTCCCCCGGGGTGTTCTTCGAGCATGACAAGGGAAAGTCCCACGCCTCCGGCAAGGTGCTCTTCTCGGCCAGGATCATCCCGTACCGCGGCTCCTGGCTCGACTTCGAGTTCGACCACAAGGACATGCTCTTCGTGAAGATCGACCGGAAGCGGAAGTTCCCCATCGCGATCCTGCTCCGGGCGATCGGGATGAGCACGCAGGAGCTTCTCCGCACCTTCTACGAGGTCGAGGAGGTGACCATCGAGGGGGACCGGTATACCAAGAATTTCCGGCCCGAGCTGATGACCGGCCTGAAGATGCCGGTGGAGATCCGGCATCCCGGGACGAATGAAATCGCCTTCAAGAAGGGGACCAAGGTCAGCAA
This window harbors:
- a CDS encoding 50S ribosomal protein L1, producing MPKHGKKYLASRSKVNREAKVSLDEALDLIKDAAVAKFDETVEVAMRLGVDPKYPDQQVRGSVVLPNGTGKNVRVVVFAKGEKEKEATDAGADFAGSEDLVAKIQGGWLDFDKAVATPDMMGAVGKLGKILGPRGLMPNPKVGTVTFEVGKAVRDLKGGKVEFRVDKTGTLHSGIGRISFGKEKIRENFLAFFEAIMKAKPSAAKGNYIRTVALSSTMGPGVKLNVSMLQAE
- a CDS encoding 50S ribosomal protein L10 is translated as MSKVKKANKVDAVERLRESIASQKGAVIAENLGLTVAEVTRLRKSLREAGAEFRVVKNTLIRLAAKDTGFEKVSDSFVGPTAVAFATSDPVALAKAMKVFAAGSPKIRLKGGYLDGKALSVREVEALADLPGRDVLIAQLVGALASPLRRLAQALSGPQRKIVYALQSIHDKKSTPQTA
- a CDS encoding 50S ribosomal protein L7/L12 yields the protein MSKEEFITMIEGLTVLELNGYVKALEDHFGVTAAAPXXXFAHGAAPGAAPAVAEEKTEFDVVLTDFADKKIQVIKVIRELTGLGLKEAKDLVEGVPKPVKEGVDKKTAEEMKKKIEEAGGKAEIK